The Deinococcota bacterium genome segment GGGCCGCTACAGCGGCCGCCGGCCGGGCCGCAAAAAGGCCATCGTCACGCTGAAGCCCGGGCAACGCATCCAGCAGCTCGACGGCCTCACCTAAGGGAGGGCATGATGCCGACCAAGAAATACCGTCCCTATACCCCCTCCCGCCGCTTCATGACCACCTCGGACTTTGCCGAAGTGACTAAGGGCACGCCTGAAAAGTCGCTGACAGGGCCCATCAAGAAGACCGGCGGCAGGAACAACCGCGGCCGCACCACCAGCCGCTTTCGCGGCGGCGGCCACAAGCGCCGCTACCGGATCATCGACTTTCGCCGCCGCGACAAGGAGACCATCCCGGCCAAGGTGGCGACCGTCGAATACGACCCCAACCGCAGCGCCCGCATCGCGCTTCTCAACTACGCCGACGGCGAAAAGCGCTACGTGCTGGCGCCGCAAGGCATTGCCGTCGGTCAGCGGGTCATGGCCGGTCCCGAGGCCGAGCCCGTCACCGGCAACGCCCTGCCGCTGCGCTTTATTCCCGTCGGTACGGTCGTGCACAACATCGAGCTCGTTCCCGGCAAGGGCGCGCAGCTCGCGCGCAGCGCCGGCACCAGCGTGCAGATCCAGGGCCGCGACGGCAACTACGTGACGCTCCGCCTGCCGTCTGGTGAACTGCGCCGCGTCCACGGCGAGTGCTACGCCACCGTGGGCACGGTCGGCAACGCCGAGCACAAGAACGTCGTCCTCGGCAAGGCCGGCCGCAAGCGCTGGATGGGCCGCAAGCCGCACCAGCGCGGCAGCGCCATGAACCCGGTCGATCACCCGCTCGGCGGCGGCGAGGGCCGCAGCCCGCGCGGCCGCCAGCCCGTGAGCCCCTGGGGCCAGCTGGCCAAGGGCTTAAAAACCCGCACCAAGCGCAAGACCAGCTCGAAGTTCATCGTTCGTCGCCGGAAGGAGAAATAATGGCACGCAGCCTCAAAAAAGGCCCTTTCATAGACGGGCACCTGCTCGACAAAATAGACGCGGCCAATGACAAGAGCGACCGCAAGGTTATTCGCACCTGGAGCCGCCGCTCGACCGTGGTGCCGGAGATGGTCGGCCACACCATCGGCGTCTACAACGGCAAGCAGCACGTTCCCGTCTTCGTCCAGGAGAACATGGTGGGCCACAAGCTCGGCGAGTTCGCGCCGACGCGGACCTTCCGCGGCCACAGCGGCGACAGGAAAAAGTGATGGAAGCCAAGGCTCACCTCAAAATGCTCCGCGTCACCCCGCGCAAGACCCGGCTGGTGGCCGATTTGATTCGCGGCAAGGACGTCAAACAGGCCGAAGACATCTTGCGCTTCACCCCCAAGGGTTCGGCCCAGCCGATCCTCAAGCTGTTGAGAAGCGCCAGGGCCAACGCGGTCAACAACCACGACATGTTCGAGGACGCCCTCGTCGTCTCGAGGATCTTCGTCGACGAGGGCCCGGTCTTGAAGCGCTACCTGCCCAGGGCGAGAGGCCGCGCCGACACCCTGCGCAAGCGCACCAGCCACATCACGATCATTTTGGAGGAAAAACGTGGGTAACAAGGTCAACCCCGTTGGCTTCCGGCTGGGCGTCAACAAGATTCCCTCCGCCCGCTGGTACGCCAACAAGAAAAACTACGGCAAGCTCTTAGAGGAGGACCGCGCCATCCGCGAGGCGGTCGAGCGGCAGCTCAAGGGCGCCGGCATCGCTCGCATCGACATCGAGCGCGCTGCGCACAACATCAACGTGACCATCCACGCGGCCAAGCCCGGTGTGGTCATCGGCCGCGGCGGCGAGTCGATCAAGGCGCTCCGCGTCCTGCTCGACGGCCTGGTCGACGGCACCGTGTCGGTCAACGTTCAGGAGGTGCCCAACGCCAACACCAACGCCATCCTGATCGCGCAGCGCATCGCCGAGCAGCTCGAGCGCCGTTTCGCCTTCCGGCGCGCCATGAAACAAGCCGTGCAGCGCACCATGGAGTCGGGCGCGCGCGGCGTCAAGGTCCGCTGCAGCGGCCGCTTAGGCGGCACCGAGCAGGCTAGGCCCGAGTGGTACGCCGAGGGCCGGGTGCCCCTGCAGACGCTCCGCGCCGACATCGACTACGGCACCGCCGAGGCCAAGACCACCTACGGCATCATCGGCGTCAAGGCCTGGGTCTTTCACGGCGAGATCGTCGGCGACAAGTCGCGCCGCGCCGCCGTCCTGCCCCGGCCGCGGGCCGACGAGGACAAGAGCAAGCGCCGCCGCCGCCCCCAGGCCCGCCGCCGTCCGGGTGAGCGCGACGACCGTGGCGACCGTGGGGACCGTGGTGGTGGCCGTGGCCGCCCCGACAGAGGGGAGCGCAAGTAATGCTCCTGCCCAAACGCGTCAAGTACCGCAAGCAGATGCGCGGGCGCATGACCGGCGCCACCAAGGGCGGCGACTATATGGCCTTTGGCGACTACGGCTTGGTGGCCATGGAGCCCGCCTGGATCAAGTCGAACCAGATCGAGGCCTGCCGGATCACCATGAGCCGCTACTTCAAGCGCGGCGGCAAGATCTATATCCGCGTCTTCCCCGACAAGCCCGTCACCAAAAAGCCCGCCGAAACCCGCATGGGTAAGGGCAAGGGCGCGGTCGAGTACTGGGTCGCCGTGGTCAAGCCCGGCCGGGTGATGTTCGAGGTCGCCAACGTCACCGAGGAGCAGGCCAAGGAGGCCTTTAGGCTGGCCGCCCACAAGCTGCCTATCAAGACCAAGATGGTCACGCGCGAGGTCTACGATGAAGCCCAATGAGGTTCGCAATCTGACCCAGGACGAGATCGAGGTCGAGGTCGCCAAGCGCCGTCAGGAACTCCTCGACCTGCGCTTTCAGGCGGCGGTCGGCCAGGTTAGCAACCCCAGAAGGATCCGCGCCGCCAAGCGTGAGATCGCCCGCTTGCTGACCATTGCCACTGAACGCGCCACTGAACGCGCCAGCGAGCGCTCGAGCGCTCGCGCAGGAGAAAAACGATGAGAAAAACGATGCAGGGCCAGGTGGTCAGCAGCGGGGCGGACAAGACCGTGACGGTCAACGTCGAGCGCCGCTTCAAGCACCCCCTCTACGGCAAGGTCGTCACGGTGTCCAAAAAGTACCTGGCCCACGACGAAGAGAACACCTACGGCGTCGGCGACACGGTGGAGATCACCTCGCGCCGCCCCATCAGCAAGCGCAAGCACTTCGCGGTGACCAAGCTCATCGAGAAGGCGAGAGCGTAATGATCCAGCAAGAAACCTTTTTGGAGGTCGCCGACAACTCGGGCGCGCGGCGCATCCAGTGCATCCGCGTCTTGGGTACCGGCACGCAGTTCGTGGGCGGCGTCGGCGACATCATCGTGGCGGCCGTCAAAGACGCCATTCCCCGCGCCGGCGTCAAGAAGGGCGACGTGGTCAAGGCCGTTATCGTCCGCACCAAGAAGGAGATCAACCGCAGTGATGGCTCGTCGATCCGTTTCGACAACAACGCCGCGGTGATAATCAACAACCAAAACGAGCCGCGCGGCACCCGGGTCTTCGGCCCCGTCGCCCGCGAGCTCCGCGAGAAGCGCTTTATGCGCATCGTCTCGCTGGCCCCGGAGGTGCTGTGATGCCGGCTAGGACAACCGCCAAGACGAGCGCCAAGACGAGCGCCAAGAAGACAAGCGGCAACCGGATCAAGATGAAGCTCAAGAAGGGCGACAGAGTGCGGGTCATGACCGGCAAGCACCGCGGCGCCGAGGGCAAGGTAGTCGAGGTGGACGCCGCCAAGAACCGGGTAACGATCGAGAACGTCAACGTGGTCAAAAAGGCCCAGAAGCCCACCCAGCAAAACCCCAAGGGCGGCTTCAGCGAGCGCGAGGCCTCGGTCCACGCCAGCAACGTGCGCCTTTTGGACCCGCAGACGAACGCGCCGAGCCGCGTCGCCTATAAGAGGCTCGACAACGGCCGCAAGGTCCGCGTGAGCGTCAAGAGCGGCGCGCAGCTAGAAAGCTAAGGTGATTCGTGCAGATTAGAGAACCGCTCAGGCAGAAGTACCTGGATGAGATCGCCCCGGAGCTGCAAAAGCGCCACGACTACGGCAACGTCATGGCCATTCCGCGCCTCGAGAAGATCGTCATCAACATGGGCATCGGCGAAGCTAAGGAGGACTCCAAGGTGATCGAGCAGGCCAGCAAGGAGCTCGCCCGCATCGCCTTGCAGCGCCCCGTGGTCACCAAGTCGAAAAAGTCGGTGTCGAACTTCAAGCTCCGCGCCGGCATGCCCATCGGCATCAAGGTGACGCTCCGCGGCGAGCGCATGTGGGCCTTTTTGGACAAGCTGGTCAACGTGGCCCTGCCGAGGGTGCGCGACTTCCGCGGCGTAAATCCCAATTCCTTCGACGGCCGCGGCAACTATAGCCTGGGCCTCAAGGAGCAGCTTGTCTTTCCCGAAATAGGTTACGACGAGATCAGCGCCCTGCGCGGCATGGATGTCGTCATCGTCAGCACCGCCAAGAGCGACGAAGAGGCCAGGAGCCTGCTAGAGCTCCTCGGCATGCCCTTCAGAAAGTAGAGGATCATGGCGACCACCGCACAGATCGAAAAGGCCAAGCGCAAACCCAAATTCTCGAGCCGCCAGATCAACCGCTGCTCACGCTGCGGCCGTTCGCGCTCCTTTTTGCGCGACTTCGCCCTCTGCCGCATCTGCATGCGCGAGATGGCGCACAAGGGTTACCTGCCCGGCGTCAGGAAGGCGAGCTGGTAAGAAGCCAGCAGAAACCTGCTGTTTCCTGACTGTGAATGCCAGCCAGCACCGACCACAAGCCTGCCCAGAGAAGCGATACTGCAAGGGCGAAGGTCGCGGCGCTTGCCGCGATACCGGCCCTGAAAGGACAGATAAATGTATACAGATACCGTGGCAGACATGCTCACCCGGATTCGCAACGGCGCCGCCATCGGCATGCTGAGCGTCGACATCCCGGCCAGCAAATTCAAGAAGGCCTTGGCGGACATCCTCGTTCGCGAGGGCTACTTGGGCTCGGTCCAGGAGATCGCGGCGGGCCCTCAGGGCGTCCTCCGCGTTGGGCTCAAGTACGGCCCGCGGCGCAAGTCGGTCATCAACTACATCGGCCGCGTCTCCAAACCCGGCCGCCGCGCCTACGCCAAGGCCAAGGTGGTGCCGGTGGTGCGCGGCGGTCTGGGCGTCGCCATCGTCTCGACCTCGAACGGCCTGATGGTCGACCGCGACGCCCGGCGCCAGAACGTCGGCGGCGAAGTCGTCTGCGAGGTGTGGTGATGTCGCGCATCGGTAAAAGCCCCATCCCCCTGCCCACCGGCGTCGACATCACCATCACCAGGGGGGAGGTCGCGGTCAAGGGCTCCAAGGGCCAACTGACCGTGCCGGTGAGCCCCAGACTGACCGTGAGGCAAGAAGAGGGCGA includes the following:
- the rplB gene encoding 50S ribosomal protein L2 translates to MPTKKYRPYTPSRRFMTTSDFAEVTKGTPEKSLTGPIKKTGGRNNRGRTTSRFRGGGHKRRYRIIDFRRRDKETIPAKVATVEYDPNRSARIALLNYADGEKRYVLAPQGIAVGQRVMAGPEAEPVTGNALPLRFIPVGTVVHNIELVPGKGAQLARSAGTSVQIQGRDGNYVTLRLPSGELRRVHGECYATVGTVGNAEHKNVVLGKAGRKRWMGRKPHQRGSAMNPVDHPLGGGEGRSPRGRQPVSPWGQLAKGLKTRTKRKTSSKFIVRRRKEK
- the rpsS gene encoding 30S ribosomal protein S19, producing the protein MARSLKKGPFIDGHLLDKIDAANDKSDRKVIRTWSRRSTVVPEMVGHTIGVYNGKQHVPVFVQENMVGHKLGEFAPTRTFRGHSGDRKK
- the rplV gene encoding 50S ribosomal protein L22 — its product is MEAKAHLKMLRVTPRKTRLVADLIRGKDVKQAEDILRFTPKGSAQPILKLLRSARANAVNNHDMFEDALVVSRIFVDEGPVLKRYLPRARGRADTLRKRTSHITIILEEKRG
- the rpsC gene encoding 30S ribosomal protein S3, with product MGNKVNPVGFRLGVNKIPSARWYANKKNYGKLLEEDRAIREAVERQLKGAGIARIDIERAAHNINVTIHAAKPGVVIGRGGESIKALRVLLDGLVDGTVSVNVQEVPNANTNAILIAQRIAEQLERRFAFRRAMKQAVQRTMESGARGVKVRCSGRLGGTEQARPEWYAEGRVPLQTLRADIDYGTAEAKTTYGIIGVKAWVFHGEIVGDKSRRAAVLPRPRADEDKSKRRRRPQARRRPGERDDRGDRGDRGGGRGRPDRGERK
- the rplP gene encoding 50S ribosomal protein L16, which translates into the protein MLLPKRVKYRKQMRGRMTGATKGGDYMAFGDYGLVAMEPAWIKSNQIEACRITMSRYFKRGGKIYIRVFPDKPVTKKPAETRMGKGKGAVEYWVAVVKPGRVMFEVANVTEEQAKEAFRLAAHKLPIKTKMVTREVYDEAQ
- the rpmC gene encoding 50S ribosomal protein L29 — translated: MKPNEVRNLTQDEIEVEVAKRRQELLDLRFQAAVGQVSNPRRIRAAKREIARLLTIATERATERASERSSARAGEKR
- the rpsQ gene encoding 30S ribosomal protein S17 — protein: MRKTMQGQVVSSGADKTVTVNVERRFKHPLYGKVVTVSKKYLAHDEENTYGVGDTVEITSRRPISKRKHFAVTKLIEKARA
- the rplN gene encoding 50S ribosomal protein L14: MIQQETFLEVADNSGARRIQCIRVLGTGTQFVGGVGDIIVAAVKDAIPRAGVKKGDVVKAVIVRTKKEINRSDGSSIRFDNNAAVIINNQNEPRGTRVFGPVARELREKRFMRIVSLAPEVL
- the rplX gene encoding 50S ribosomal protein L24; this translates as MKLKKGDRVRVMTGKHRGAEGKVVEVDAAKNRVTIENVNVVKKAQKPTQQNPKGGFSEREASVHASNVRLLDPQTNAPSRVAYKRLDNGRKVRVSVKSGAQLES
- the rplE gene encoding 50S ribosomal protein L5; protein product: MREPLRQKYLDEIAPELQKRHDYGNVMAIPRLEKIVINMGIGEAKEDSKVIEQASKELARIALQRPVVTKSKKSVSNFKLRAGMPIGIKVTLRGERMWAFLDKLVNVALPRVRDFRGVNPNSFDGRGNYSLGLKEQLVFPEIGYDEISALRGMDVVIVSTAKSDEEARSLLELLGMPFRK
- a CDS encoding type Z 30S ribosomal protein S14 yields the protein MATTAQIEKAKRKPKFSSRQINRCSRCGRSRSFLRDFALCRICMREMAHKGYLPGVRKASW
- the rpsH gene encoding 30S ribosomal protein S8 produces the protein MYTDTVADMLTRIRNGAAIGMLSVDIPASKFKKALADILVREGYLGSVQEIAAGPQGVLRVGLKYGPRRKSVINYIGRVSKPGRRAYAKAKVVPVVRGGLGVAIVSTSNGLMVDRDARRQNVGGEVVCEVW